In Hahella sp. HNIBRBA332, the genomic window CTGGCGGAAGTGCTGACCGAATATGCAAACGCATCGACCAGGGAGGCCCAGCTTGGACTGTTGGATAAGCTAATAGATGTGTGGGCGGATAGCGCCGACTTCGATGACTGGTTGGAGCGCATCGCTGACGCTAAGATGGGAATTCGGGATGTTGAGTTTAGAATATCGAACCCTGAGTCTACAAATACTGCAGATGTATGGATTGTTGATAAAGATAGCAATAGCAGTTCTGGAGGTACATCGGATAGGCCTAATTACCTTAATACTATCTCAGGATATGACTTGAAAGTCGGAGACTATGCAGCTGATGCTCAGCTCAATACTCTGGCGAAGATTCGAGTCCTGGAAGTATTTAACGGTGAAAACTTTTTTGAATTTGGATTTGAAGAAGATCAAAAGAAAGGAATCTCAGATGTACGCCTTAGCGTTGGAAGTACAGGACGCAGATATAGAATGGGGATAGCTTTTGGACCCGTTATTATTACGCAAAAAGCCTTTGGTTTTAGTGAGCAGCAAATAGCCTTTATAGATAAGTCATATCAGCTTTTATCGTCTTCGATATATTCCTCATTGACGAGTCAGACTCGCCTTAAGCCGTATCTGGATAAATTGCAGCTTAACGTCAATGATAATGGTGAGTTAGGTGTGGACTTTAGCGGTCTGGAAGAATTTATAAAGCAGAAAGAAAGTGCTGATTTATTAAACGCTACTTATGACGTTGCTGAATTATTCCACTTTAATGGAGAAAGGCTTTTTAAGGCTGGCTGGCGCAATGGCGTCGCCATACTTGAGTCTCAACTGGAGCGCTTGCGGAGAGTAAATGGCGAGGCGGCGGTTGATGAGCTAATTCAGCATATCAATAGATTTAGCGGCGATATCTCCAACTTATCCGATGCAGATACCACAGAAAAAGGCGACTCCGGTTTTAATATTTTAATCGGCTTAGCTGGCAATGATCGCTTGGAAGGCGGTGGTGGCGACGACGTGCTGCAGGGCGGCGCGGGGAACGACACGCTGATCGGCGGCACGGGCGCGGATGTGCTGCACGGCGGCGCAGGCAATGACGTACTGAACGGCGAGCAGGGCGCGGACGTCTTTGAATTCAATCTGGGCGACGGCCAGGATCAGATCTTCAACTATGACGATACGTCTAGCGTGATGAACCGCCTGAAACTGGGCGCGGGGATCAAGAAAGAAGACTTGAGCTTTACGCGTCATGGAGCGGACTTGGTGATGACGATAGGAACCGGCGGCGAGCAGGTGACGATCAAGAACCACTATTCTCGTGATGTTTATCAGATCGAAGAGATCGAGATCGAAGGCGCGGCGATGCTGCTGCAGGATCTGTTGAAAGAGCAGAGGGAAGTGAAGATCGCGGGCCTGACGGAAGGGAACGACACGGTGTATGGAACGCACGAACGCAATCGCATGGAAGGGCTGGGCGGGAACGACACCCTGATAGGCGAAGGCGGCGATGACGAGCTGCTGGGCGGTGCGGGCGACGATACGCTGAATGGCGGATTGGGCGACGACCGTCTGGAAGGAGGGGAAGGGAATGACCGCCTGGAAGGGAAAGACGGCGACGACGTGCTGCAGGGCGGCGCGGGGAACGATACGCTGATCGGCGGCACGGGCGCGGATGTCCTGCACGGCGGCGCAGGCAATGACGTGCTGAACGGCGAGCAGGGCGCGGACGTCTTTGAATTCAATCTGGGCGACGGCCAGGATCAGATCTTCAACTACGACGATACGTCTAGCGTGATGAACCGCCTGAAACTGGGCGCGGGGATCAAGAAAGAAGACTTGAGCTTTACGCGTCATGGAGCGGACTTGGTGATGACGATAGGAACCGGCGGCGAGCAGGTGACGATCAAGAACCACTATTCTCGTGATGTTTATCAGATCGAAGAGATCGAGATCGAAGGCGCGGCGATGCTGCTGCAGGATCTGTTGAAAGAGCAGAGGGAAGTGAAGATCGCGGGCCTGACGGAAGGGAACGACACGGTGTATGGAACGCACGAGCGCAATCGCATGGAAGGGCTGGGCGGGAACGACACCCTGATAGGCGAAGGCGGCGATGACGAGCTGCTGGGCGGTGCGGGCGACGATACGCTGAATGGCGGATTGGGCGACGACCGTCTGGAAGGAGGGGAAGGGAATGACCGCCTGGAAGGGAAAGACGGCGACGACGTGCTGCAGGGCGGTGCGGGGAACGACACGCTGATCGGCGGCACGGGCGCGGATGTCCTGCACGGCGGCGCAGGCAATGACGTGCTGAACGGCGAGCAGGGCGCGGACGTCTTTGAATTCAATCTGGGCGACGGCCAGGATCAGATCTTCAACTATGACGATACGTCTAGCGTGATGAACCGCCTGAAACTGGGCGCGGGGATCAAGAAAGAAGACTTGAGCTTTACGCGTCATGGAGCGGACTTGGTGATGACGATAGGAACCGGCGGCGAGCAGGTGACGATCAAGAACCACTATTCTCGTGATGTTTATCAGATCGAAGAGATCGAGATCGAAGGCGCGGCGATGCTGCTGCAGGATCTGTTGAAAGAGCAGAGGGAAGTGAAGATCGCGGGCCTGACGGAAGGGAACGACACGGTGTATGGAACGCACGAACGCAATCGCATGGAAGGGCTGGGCGGGAACGACACCCTGATAGGCGAAGGCGGCGATGACGAGCTGCTGGGCGGTGCGGGCGACGATACGCTGAATGGCGGATTGGGCGACGACCGTCTGGAAGGAGGGGAAGGGAATGACCGCCTGGAAGGGAAAGACGGCGACGACGTGCTGCAGGGCGGTGCGGGGAACGACACGCTGATCGGCGGCACGGGCGCGGATGTCCTGCACGGCGGCGCAGGCAATGACGTGCTGAACGGCGAGCAGGGCGCGGACGTCTTTGAATTCAATCTGGGCGACGGCCAGGATCAGATCTTCAACTATGACGATACGTCTAGCGTGATGAACCGCCTGAAACTGGGCGCGGGGATCAAGAAAGAAGACTTGAGCTTTACGCGTCATGGAGCGGACTTGGTGATGACGATAGGAACCGGCGGCGAGCAGGTGACGATCAAGAACCACTATTCTCGTGATGTTTATCAGATCGAAGAGATCGAGATCGAAGGCGCGGCGATGCTGCTGCAGGATCTGTTGAAAGAGCAGAGGGAAGTGAAGATCGCGGGCCTGACGGAAGGGAACGACACGGTGTATGGAACGCACGAGCGCAATCGCATGGAAGGGCTGGGCGGGAACGACACCCTGATAGGCGAAGGCGGCGATGACGAGCTGCTGGGCGGTGCGGGCGACGATACGCTGAATGGCGGATTGGGCGACGACCGTCTGGAAGGAGGGGAAGGGAATGACCGCCTGGAAGGGAAAGACGGCGACGACGTGCTGCAGGGCGGCGCGGGGAACGATACGCTGATCGGCGGCACGGGCGCGGATGTCCTGCACGGCGGCGCAGGCAATGACGTGCTGAACGGCGAGCAGGGCGCGGACGTCTTTGAATTCAATCTGGGCGACGGCCAGGATCAGATCTTCAACTACGACGATACGTCTAGCGTGATGAACCGCCTGAAACTGGGCGCGGGGATCAAGAAAGAAGACTTGAGCTTTACGCGTCATGGAGCGGACTTGGTGATGACGATAGGAACCGGCGGCGAGCAGGTGACGATCAAGAACCACTATTCTCGTGATGTTTATCAGATCGAAGAGATCGAGATCGAAGGCGCGGCGATGCTGCTGCAGGATCTGTTGAAAGAGCAGAGGGAAGTGAAGATCGCGGGCCTGACGGAAGGGAACGACACGGTGTATGGAACGCACGAGCGCAATCGCATGGAAGGGCTGGGCGGGAACGACACCCTGATAGGCGAAGGCGGCGATGACGAGCTGCTGGGCGGTGCGGGCGACGATACGCTGAATGGCGGATTGGGCGACGACCGTCTGGAAGGAGGGGAAGGGAATGACCGCCTGGAAGGGAAAGACGGCGACGACGTGCTGCAGGGCGGCGCGGGGAACGACACGCTGATCGGCGGCACGGGCGCGGATGTCCTGCACGGCGGCGCAGGCAATGACGTACTGAACGGCGAGCAGGGCGCGGACGTCTTTGAATTCAATCTGGGTGATGGTCAGGATCAGATCCATAATTATGATGACGATCATAGCTTGACGAACCGTCTTAATCTTGGAGCGGGAATCGAAGCTGAAAACCTTTGGCTGTCCCGCAATGGTAGTGCTCTTGATATTCAACTGCTTGGCTCTTCTGGTGATAGCGTACGTATCAATAACTGGTACGCAAACAGCTATTACCAAATCGAAGAAATCCACACCCAGGACGCCATGCTTGACCACTCTAAAGTAGAGGCGTTGGTTAACGCCATGGCTGCTTTCGGCGCGCCAACAGGCGGAGAGATTACGTTGACCGATGAAGAGCGTAGTCAGGTGAATGCCGCGATCGCTGCGGCTTGGCAGCCTTCCTGATCCATCTCGTTTGAAGTGGGCGCTTTAGCGCCTGTTTCTCTCAGCTAACGGCAAATAAAAAAGGCCGTCCTCTGCTTGTGCTGCAGGGACGGCCTTTGTTTTTTCTGTGACCCGTCCTGAATAGAGTTTGCGTCTATTTCAGGACTAGACACTGATCGCGCATCCTGCCCTGAGTTACTTCAACTCAATGAGTGAGTCCATGACCCAATCCGGATTTGCGTCACGGATGTCTTCGCCATGGTTGTAGCCATAAGTGACGCAGGCGATTTTCATTCCCGCGCGGCGGGCGGCCTGGACGTCATTGATGGAGTCGCCGATCATCAGCGTGGTCTGCGGTTGAGCCTGTAAGGCTTCGCATGCATGCAGGAGTGGCGTTGGATCTGGCTTTTTGACGGGCAGGGAGTCGCCGGACAAACTGATAGCGAAATATTGCTCCATTTTGAGGGTCTGCAATATCGGCTGGGTAAATCGGGCTGGCTTATTAGTGACAATTCCCATCGTTACACCCTGATCGCGCCAATGCTGCAACAACTCTTCTGCGCCCGGATAAATGCGAGTACGCATGCAGCAGTATTCGTCATAGCGATCGTAGAAGATTGCTGCCGCGGCTTGGAATTGCGCATCCGCGACCTGTTGCGAATCTTCCAGATCCAGTGCGTGCGCCAATGCGCGTTTGATCAGCATCGGCGCGCCATTGCCGACCCATTCCCGCACTAACGCTTCCCCCGCCGCCCTGAAACCGGATTGCTCCAGCATAAAATCCACCGCATCCGCCAAATCGGGCGCTGAATCGATCAGTGTGCCGTCCAGATCGAATAACGCTAATTTGGGCAGGCCGCTTTCGTAACTGGGGATCAAAAGGTCAGGCATGCTTCCGTAAAGTCCTTGTTGCTTAGGGTTAAACGGACTGCGCCAAGGCGATCTGGTCGCGCATTCTGGCGATGGTCGCTGCGTAATCGTCGGTATTGAAGATGGCGGAGCCGGCGACAAAAGTGTCTGCGCCTGCTGCAGCAATCTCGCGAATGTTGTCCACTTTTACGCCGCCGTCGATTTCCAAGCGAATCGGTAATCCGCTGGCGTCGATTTTTGCGCGGGCTTCACGCAATTTGTCCAGCGTAGCAGGGATGAAAGCCTGTCCGCCGAAGCCAGGGTTGACTGACATTAACAGCACCATATCCAACTTATCCATCACGTAATCCATATAGTGCAAGGGGGTGGCGGGATTGAACACCAGGCCGGCTTTGCAGCCGCCGTCGCGAATCAATTGCAGGGAGCGATCAATGTGCTCGGAAGCTTCCGGGTGGAAGGTGATATAAGTGGCGCCGGCTTCAATGAAAGACGCGATCATTGCGTCAACCGGCTTGACCATCAAATGCACGTCGATGGGGGCTGTCACGCCATGTTTCCTTAAGGCTGAACACACCATTGGGCCAATAGTGAGGTTCGGAACGTAGTGATTATCCATGACATCGAAGTGCACGATGTCAGCTCCCGCCTCCAGCACGTTGACAACTTCTTCGCCCAATCTGGCGAAGTCTGCGGACAGAATCGAAGGAGCGATCAATGGATCAGCCATGGGGAAAGTCTCCGGTATGATTAAGGCGCCGTCGCCGCAATGGCTTCCGGTCGCGGTCGCTTGAAATGCGGGGTATTGTATCGTGCTATGCTTTTAAAACCCAGGTCGGCGCGGAGTTCCGACCCAAATGTGCTAACAGGCGTATGGGCGCTGTTTTATGGCGAGAATCATTACTGGAATCGTTGTGGGATGCCTGCTTCTCGGCGCCGTTCCCGCGCAAGCGGAGGAAGAACCCGCCGAGGAGAGCAGCAGCAAAGCTGCATCTGAACCTGCGCCGCAGAGGAAACCGGCGTTGAACCCACAGGTGAGTATGCTGCTTTCCCTCGCGAAAAGCCTTCCTGGCAGTCAGGTGTTGTGGCTCAACGGCAAACAGGGCGACGCCAGCGCTATGCTGGCTCTGTATAAACCTGCAAATGTGGCGGAGCAACAAGGCGCAGTCATGTTGTTGCATGATCGCGGTCAGCATCCAGACTGGCCGCAGTTTATTCATTCGCTGCGAAATGAGTTGCCGGACGAAGGCTGGCACACCCTGTCTATTGCGCTGACTCCTCCGGCCGAAGCTAAAACGCCCAAACGCGTTTTGTTATCCGCGAGTGATAAAGAATTTCCCTTGGCGCCGACGAAACCGGCTGCCGGAGACGCCCCGGAGAATACCGGTTCACGCCAATTGGAAACGCTAACGCCGGAGCAATTGGCGGAGACCAATGAAGCGACTGAGCAGCTCGAACAGCAACAGGCGGCTGAAGGCGTGGATATTGATGTCAGCGGGGAAGGGGATACGACTGCGGAGACCGCCGAGGAGCCCGCGGAAGCGACAGTTGGAAATACCGAAAGGATCGAGTTGGGCATGCAACAGCTCAGCGCGTTCGGGCAGGAAAACAAGGTGTTGCTGGGTGTCGGCAGCGGCGTTGACGCTATGCTGCGCTATGTATTGGCTAATCCGCAAAGCATGGCGTCAGGGCTGTCCATGATATGGATCAATGCCGAGGTCGGTGAGGGGCTGCTGGAAGAAATTAAAGAAAAGGCGCCGGGCTTTTTCTCATTGCAAGTGCTTGATCTGTACGACTCTGCTCTGAACCTGCAAAGCCGAAACGCCATGCAAAGACGGGATTTCGCACGTCGCAACAGCATGCAAGGCTATCGCGTGGAGGGGATGAGCGGTTTGAGCCTGATTCCATCGTCAGAGGACGGCCAGGTCACCCGTAAAGTAGAGAGTTGGCTGACCTTCCATGCGCCGGGAATGAAGAAGCAGGCTAAACGGCTTTGAGCGTACTTTTTATTTGTG contains:
- a CDS encoding calcium-binding protein; this translates as MILDLDGDGIETTPADGSVLFDHDGDGIKNASGWIKSDDGILVLDRNDNGVVDNGSELFGDNTIKANGDKAKDGFDALADMDSNDDGVVNASDAQFGNLRVWRDLNQDGESQANELFKLSDLGITAIGTSHKEGTINVGNGNQSIAQGQFTKSDGTTGETGAAESLNLSSNNFYREFTDTIAIPETLQGLPDMAGSGAVRDLVEAAALNSDLAEVLTEYANASTREAQLGLLDKLIDVWADSADFDDWLERIADAKMGIRDVEFRISNPESTNTADVWIVDKDSNSSSGGTSDRPNYLNTISGYDLKVGDYAADAQLNTLAKIRVLEVFNGENFFEFGFEEDQKKGISDVRLSVGSTGRRYRMGIAFGPVIITQKAFGFSEQQIAFIDKSYQLLSSSIYSSLTSQTRLKPYLDKLQLNVNDNGELGVDFSGLEEFIKQKESADLLNATYDVAELFHFNGERLFKAGWRNGVAILESQLERLRRVNGEAAVDELIQHINRFSGDISNLSDADTTEKGDSGFNILIGLAGNDRLEGGGGDDVLQGGAGNDTLIGGTGADVLHGGAGNDVLNGEQGADVFEFNLGDGQDQIFNYDDTSSVMNRLKLGAGIKKEDLSFTRHGADLVMTIGTGGEQVTIKNHYSRDVYQIEEIEIEGAAMLLQDLLKEQREVKIAGLTEGNDTVYGTHERNRMEGLGGNDTLIGEGGDDELLGGAGDDTLNGGLGDDRLEGGEGNDRLEGKDGDDVLQGGAGNDTLIGGTGADVLHGGAGNDVLNGEQGADVFEFNLGDGQDQIFNYDDTSSVMNRLKLGAGIKKEDLSFTRHGADLVMTIGTGGEQVTIKNHYSRDVYQIEEIEIEGAAMLLQDLLKEQREVKIAGLTEGNDTVYGTHERNRMEGLGGNDTLIGEGGDDELLGGAGDDTLNGGLGDDRLEGGEGNDRLEGKDGDDVLQGGAGNDTLIGGTGADVLHGGAGNDVLNGEQGADVFEFNLGDGQDQIFNYDDTSSVMNRLKLGAGIKKEDLSFTRHGADLVMTIGTGGEQVTIKNHYSRDVYQIEEIEIEGAAMLLQDLLKEQREVKIAGLTEGNDTVYGTHERNRMEGLGGNDTLIGEGGDDELLGGAGDDTLNGGLGDDRLEGGEGNDRLEGKDGDDVLQGGAGNDTLIGGTGADVLHGGAGNDVLNGEQGADVFEFNLGDGQDQIFNYDDTSSVMNRLKLGAGIKKEDLSFTRHGADLVMTIGTGGEQVTIKNHYSRDVYQIEEIEIEGAAMLLQDLLKEQREVKIAGLTEGNDTVYGTHERNRMEGLGGNDTLIGEGGDDELLGGAGDDTLNGGLGDDRLEGGEGNDRLEGKDGDDVLQGGAGNDTLIGGTGADVLHGGAGNDVLNGEQGADVFEFNLGDGQDQIFNYDDTSSVMNRLKLGAGIKKEDLSFTRHGADLVMTIGTGGEQVTIKNHYSRDVYQIEEIEIEGAAMLLQDLLKEQREVKIAGLTEGNDTVYGTHERNRMEGLGGNDTLIGEGGDDELLGGAGDDTLNGGLGDDRLEGGEGNDRLEGKDGDDVLQGGAGNDTLIGGTGADVLHGGAGNDVLNGEQGADVFEFNLGDGQDQIHNYDDDHSLTNRLNLGAGIEAENLWLSRNGSALDIQLLGSSGDSVRINNWYANSYYQIEEIHTQDAMLDHSKVEALVNAMAAFGAPTGGEITLTDEERSQVNAAIAAAWQPS
- a CDS encoding phosphoglycolate phosphatase, coding for MPDLLIPSYESGLPKLALFDLDGTLIDSAPDLADAVDFMLEQSGFRAAGEALVREWVGNGAPMLIKRALAHALDLEDSQQVADAQFQAAAAIFYDRYDEYCCMRTRIYPGAEELLQHWRDQGVTMGIVTNKPARFTQPILQTLKMEQYFAISLSGDSLPVKKPDPTPLLHACEALQAQPQTTLMIGDSINDVQAARRAGMKIACVTYGYNHGEDIRDANPDWVMDSLIELK
- the rpe gene encoding ribulose-phosphate 3-epimerase, producing the protein MADPLIAPSILSADFARLGEEVVNVLEAGADIVHFDVMDNHYVPNLTIGPMVCSALRKHGVTAPIDVHLMVKPVDAMIASFIEAGATYITFHPEASEHIDRSLQLIRDGGCKAGLVFNPATPLHYMDYVMDKLDMVLLMSVNPGFGGQAFIPATLDKLREARAKIDASGLPIRLEIDGGVKVDNIREIAAAGADTFVAGSAIFNTDDYAATIARMRDQIALAQSV
- a CDS encoding DUF3530 family protein codes for the protein MARIITGIVVGCLLLGAVPAQAEEEPAEESSSKAASEPAPQRKPALNPQVSMLLSLAKSLPGSQVLWLNGKQGDASAMLALYKPANVAEQQGAVMLLHDRGQHPDWPQFIHSLRNELPDEGWHTLSIALTPPAEAKTPKRVLLSASDKEFPLAPTKPAAGDAPENTGSRQLETLTPEQLAETNEATEQLEQQQAAEGVDIDVSGEGDTTAETAEEPAEATVGNTERIELGMQQLSAFGQENKVLLGVGSGVDAMLRYVLANPQSMASGLSMIWINAEVGEGLLEEIKEKAPGFFSLQVLDLYDSALNLQSRNAMQRRDFARRNSMQGYRVEGMSGLSLIPSSEDGQVTRKVESWLTFHAPGMKKQAKRL